ctaaacttttatggatttattaaacttcttttaattatacaccttaattaatcaataaaaccataagggtgtgatttgaactttttaaaaacaatactagagttttagaatttaacattcctaattaaacttttaatcaacttttaaattccaaaacttgagggcaagtttgaaacatttcaacacattagggtttagaatttaaatatacatcaaaattaaactatttaatcaaaatttaaattccaaaacttgagggcaagtcttgaaacctttttcaaaacattagggtttcaactatttaaatttcaaaacaacaaaacttttgggttcaaatttaaactataaaacctaaagggcaaaatatgaaacttttcataacaacaaggatcaaataacaaataatccaaattaacatttaatcacataattatccatatttgatttatttaatgatttcttgcaaaacaatttatcaatttactcaaaataattaatcaattatcatataaggaaacaattatcttattaattgataaatatcttcaattagatcaaaaatatagtcaaatatatcatataatcggattaatattgatctaacatgataaggtaatcaTCCAtgagcaaaaacagcaagaaatcccgaatatCCCTCTGTccgacgcaccgactcgccgagtaaccctctggaactcgccgagttggggcaactcgccgagtccacagtgggactcgccgagtccatcaagcagaacaccaaaaatcgaattttttcaaacatatcaagcatcaatacaatagaaaccaagctagtctctgatactactgatgggttttggttataagacatcctatgtgctcatacaaaccctaatgcttggatctaggtttctctattgtacatgctttgaatccaagactataaaccctaattctagcatatggaaatcaatattaaaatataattaggtttaagatattaccttgattgttatgtagcaataacaatcccaattcctcctttaattgactttggaaggcttagagtcacaagtgtcactcctctgatggctcacaaacaccataagcaagagaatgaagaggagagaggatggaggctgtccaaaacgtgttctaaccctagcaAGATACTTGtacacgtttttggtccttaagggatctatttatagtgaggctattagggttatctaacaaggaaaccctaatttagttgcttaagccctaagcaacccatagactcctttaatcaagcccatggacgatttccttatgggtttccccatagaattcgtccaccccttgattcaaggcaatccatggcccaaattgcaattatcttataattacaattccagtcccttaagtttaattaatctcttttagtcacaaaactaattaccaattaattattgactaatattaattaaacaatataatttctcctttaatatattattcccataatatattaataaatcatatttaatcctttctctccataattcatcctatcaagttgctttggtgaaggcaacccaaaaagaccatgcaccatcgggtcaagtacataccaaaatagttatggacttagacactaatccaacagttatttCATCCATGGTGTgtgatttggggttctttagcatGGTTGGGATCTTTTTCGGGTATAGAGACTATatctgaggttgcaacttcagatgTAGGTTGGTTTGGAGCCATGTGATCAGAAAGTGATAGCCTTGGGGcgtgattgagagtgtccttgccttaaaccttcattttTTAGCTTGTTtgagcttgttgagccttgcatgcacgtaaagttggaaactttacgtatgaatctggccctaggagtccagatctatgtattcGAAGCTTTGGAATGGCTTGAAATCGTCTGGATGAAGATGTCacgtctggactcgacgagtcacatggatgcactcgacgagttgtatgaatatgtgcatggactcggcgtaGGAATGGCAACGGGGCGGGTTCGGGGCGGGGCATGGTGTCCCAAACCCGAACCCGATTTTCACATATGTACCCGAACCCGACCCGATACCCGACGGGTTTCTTATCGGGGCGCCCCGTCGGGGCTGAAACTTTCCCCGAACCCGACcctaaacccgaaacccgataatTACCCGATAACCCGACCCTATAACCCGAATTATGGCAGaaaaaaaaagaaggaaaaactacaaATACATAATGATAAATTAAGACGTTGCATAGGCTTAAAATACCAAATAAGTTCTTCAATCATTTAACCAAATAGAAATTACTAATAGTCTAATATTGTAACATCAACCAACCAACCAAAACATCCAAGTACACAACATGAAAAACTAATTCATCACAATAATACATTACCAATTAACATTAAAACAAAGTTACAAactcaaaatcaaacaaaatcatcCAAACTTGTTGTCCCGCTTTCTTTAGTGTTTTCCTACAAAATATTAAACAAactcaaaatcaaacaaaatcatGGAAACgatataaaattaatatttttagaaGTGTCGTTTTACCTCTTCCACATCATAATCAAATTCAACAGAACGACAATATGCCTCGGTCTCTTCAGAACAAGTTGCTACAtaaaattaatattattaatatgcaaaaaaaaatcacaatttcatataattaatataaaatagtATACTACCTCGAATTTCATTCAACAACCAACTTTGAGCACACATTAAAGCCTCCAATGTCTTTGGATGAAGTCGACTACGATGAGGACTTACTAATCTTCCACTAGTGCTGAAAGCTGATTCCGAGGCAACAGTGGAAACAGGAATAGCTAATATATCTTTAGCTATCCTTTGTAGTGTCGGGTACTTAATCCCATTTGTTTTCCACCATGCCAACAAATCAAGTTCCATATCTTTAGGCAACAATTTCTCCTTCAAGTAGTTATCCAACTCACTCATACCTCCTGATTCATCATCATCTCTAGTAATAGAAGCAATATCCGATAAGAGCTTTTTGAATCCAACACGATGACCGGAAGAGATACTAGAACCAAATGAAGATGAACCAGGAACTGAACCACCATAAAAACCTAATGTTTATTAtaaaaatgttaataatttaAGATATGATCTATTTATTATACAAACAATAAGAAGAATATAATACCTTCACTCTTCCTTTTTTTAGATGCATTACTTGACACGTACTCTTGAAACAAAGTTTGGACAAACGCCTCCAAATTTTGAAATTCAATCTTTGCCTTTTCTTCTCCATAAAGTACAGGAAAAAGTAACTCCACAAACTTTAATTTGTATCGTGGATCTAAAACCGCTGCCATTCCCATTACCCCATGAATTACAGACCAATACTTATTGAACTTAGAAACCATTTGGTCAGCCATCATCTTAATCTCCTCAATAGGAGATTTCGTCCACTCACGCAAAGAATACCCAATCTCACATATCAAAGGAAAGAAAACATTAGATGTAGGATACTTTGAACCAGAGAACATAACAGTCACCTCATAAAAAAGTTGTAATCTTTCACAAATCTCACTagccaactcccaatccttttctgTAGGAAAACATGTATACTTCGAGTCTCTTGTCTTTACCCGATCGAAAACCTCTTTGTAGCTTATAGCAACACTCAACATCAAGAATGTAGAGTTCCACCGTGTCTTGCAGTCAAGTATCAACTTCTTTGAGTATGGTATTCCCAACTGTTCTGCTGCTGTCACAAAATTTTGCTCCCTCTTTGGTGATGCAGACCAAAATGCAACACTCTCTCTGATTCTCTCAATCTCAAATTTAATGAGAGATAAGCCATCTTGGACAATAAGATTGAGAATATGTGCGCAGCAACGCATATGAAACAAATCACCATTCATCATTAGTGATTTTAGAGGAAGTTTCTCTAATAATATCATGATAATTGCATCATTTGTGGTGCAATTATCCACAGTAAGAGTTGACACTTTCCTATCAAGATTCCAATCACACAAAGTAGTATAAAGTATGTCGGCAAGAACATCAGATGTATGCGGACAAGGCACGTAAATAAACCTGTTTaagaatatataaatatatatgttaatattaacatataaataatAAGTACGTATAAATTATAGTTAAATAAGTATAATATACCTCATAATTCTGCTTTGCAAGTTCCAGTTTTGATCTACAAAATGTGCTGTCATTGCCATAAATCCTTTTTTTTGATGATTAGATGTCCACATATCAGTAGTAACTGCAATTCTGCTTTTGGTCTTTGCTAACAAACTCATAGTTTTGTCCCTTTCGTAATCATAAATTCTTTTGATGTCGTCCTTGATGGTGTTTCGACAAGGAACCTTAAACAAAGGTTGAAGACCTCCCACAAACTTCCTAAATCCATGATGCTCTACAATTGAAAGCGGATACTCATGCACAATAATCATTTCAGCTAAATCCTTCCTAGAAGTATCAGCATTAAATGTATAGTTTGAAACATGTGTTGTAGTACCATCTAATTTCTTTTTTTCTTGCACCAAGATAGATTGACGAATATCTGGATAAGGTTTGTGTAAACAACGCTGATAATGTGCAAGTAAATGTTTTGTGCCATTCTTGCTATCTGCACCCAACACTTTAGAGCAATGTTTACATCTTGCTTTAACTTCATCattcaatttaaattttataaaatgttgCCATGCCGGTGAACGTATTGCCCTTTTCGAACCAACAacttcatctccatcttcatcaaAAACTGTGTCTGTATCATTAATATTTGTTCCATCTTGTTGATCCACATAATCAGTATTTTGTTGATTAGAACCCGAACCTCCCACATCTTGACTACTTGCAGTTGGAGCATGATTTTGACTAGTTGAATTCATATTTCCTGAAAAATATTAGTTTACCTATCAGGACATTATTCTTAACCACACAAATGAAAAAGATACAGCCATACAGGGTCACAGTGAGCGATTAAAGAGAAATTACTTTACAGATACAGCCATACAGGGTCACACAAATGAAAAAGATACAGCCATACTTTACAGATTCACAGGGTCACTCAAATGAAACAGATACAGTCATACTTTACAGATTCACAGGGTCACACAAATGAAAAAGATACAGCCATACTTTACAGATTCACAGCCATCAGGACATTATTCTAAGAAATTGATACAGGGAAAGAAAGATTTACAGGGAAAGAAAGATTTACAGATTCACAGCCATAAATAAGAAATTGATTTTAAGAAATTGATACAGGGAAAGAAAGAAACAGATTACAGTAGGACTGTAGGACACATATTCTAATTGATTTCAAGAATCCAAATTACCACAGGTACTGTCGTAGTGACCGATTGAAGAGAAAGATACACATTTACAAGTCACAGTGACCGATTGAAGAGAAAGATACAAGTAgtgatcgattacatatgctcaATTTCAAGAAAAATGAAGAGAATTAAAGAAAGATGCGACCGAATGATCGATTACCTGTGATTGTTCCTTGTGCGTGAGCGTCACTGTGGCGTCGATCGAACTATCACAGTCGTTCGTAGAAGACGAAGAGAAGATTAGTAGAATGTCGGCTCTCGGTCTCGGCTCTCGATCGAACTATCGAAGACGTCGATCGTCTATCGCAGGCAGCAGGCTCGTAGCTTGCGATTTGGAATGTCGGCTCTCGGTCTCGACTGTAACCTAGAAGAGTTAAGAGTGAGAAGTGTGATTTGTTGCGATTTGCGAACCAGGGAACGAGTTTTGTTACTGTTAGGGTTGAAgtgtaatattaatatatatatatatatatatatatatatatatatatatatatatatatatataatcggggcGGGGCGGGTCGGGGCAGACACAACCCACTCCCTGACCCGAACCCGGAAAAAATACCCGATAAGAACCCGAAACCCGGTCCGATACCCGATAGTGCTGACCCGACCCGACCCGAAAAATTCGGGAATCGGGTTTCCCcgtcgggttcgggtttttttgccatccctaactcggcgagttggaagaacaacttggcgagtctgttgaagattgccttggactcgacgagtctgttcttggactcggcgagcctggtcgtgaagtcctaacctttttggttgagttgtgaatcggtgagtcaagggacgactcggtgagttgagcaggaagtgacttagagtttgttggactcgacgagtcttggggcgactcggtgagttgagtcatgGATTGGGAGTTTCGGAGTATAGGGAGTCGACGATTCAGcgagttgactcgacgagtagagtcggtcaggagggttgactttgactgaggactttgactttgaccaagagttgaccagttgacttccaggggtattttggtaattattggtatttattgagtttagTCATTTGGTATTGattagtggtggagttcgtgccgTTAAAGGGCCATGTCTCCGCTATTGGTGTTGccggtaatgatagtatttcttGTAGTGTCGGTGGGTCGGTTTTGGGTTAAATGGTTGGCTGGTCAGCTTTGGGTGTACTTTTCACATATTAAATTTATATGTATTATACACATCTCTAAAATTAATTACTAATTAGCATTTATATATAGAGTATGGAGCAATGTTGTTGACGTCCGATTGCGCCAATGGAGCTTGTGCTTGTTGGCGCCAACGCCAAGTATCCGACCGAATGAAAAGGATAAGTCGATGAGGACAAAACGAAGGAAATGAAAATTGCAAACTGCAAAGGGTATTGATTTGGGGTTCTTGATTCTAGCATATTCCTAGACACGCTCCAAGAAAATacatattaattattaaatatatatcTTTTAAATCCTATATGTTTGGCAGGTTGTTGGGTTGGCCCGCAAACCCGAACACATAATCTGAACCTGAGCCCTGAAATAGGCAGGTTGGCGGGTTGGCGGGTCGAAAAGTTcaacccaaacccgtttattttttgattGAGTTTGTATGGTGTGTCGGATAAGGTCGAGAATTGTCACCTATAATCTTCATTCAAGTTTGACTAGGGTCGGATAAATTTTCCATATTGGAACATGTCAAATTCTCTTAGGTTAGAAATAAATTCTGGTTATCCGTTATCTTATAATATTTAGATGACAAAATTTCAATTTATATAAATTCTCgttattttacaagaagttaaagtTAGAAATCAATAGAATGTCTGATATATGCTGTTCGTTGGTTCTCGGTTGATCTCTGTCACGTGTATAATTCCTGACAAGTTTATGAAGGAGTTCTGAAACAGCACACGCCACAAACTAATTCGAAAGGCTCGTAAGAGTTTTGCATCTTAGTAATGTAACAATAAGTGCATGGAAACAAAACCATAGCTGGAACGCCATTTCGTGGATTCTCATCGTCACACCACGTAACCCCTTCCAGTAATCATGGTGCGTAGAATTTGGGCAATCACTAGAATATTCAAAGTTGATAGATGCCCATACTTTCCACTCCATGCTCGTTAGTTTTTCTCATAGAAAACAATCACGTTCAACGTTCTTGTTTCTTTTTGTTCGAGATCTGAAAAGTGCTTCATTCAATCTTAATTAGCTCTCACATGGATATCCATATTTCGCTTTTTCCCAAGATGCATTAATCTGTCTCATCTCACAGTATCATCCACCTGGTTCTGATTCAAATCAAAGAAATAGTGGGTCGCCACGTATCACATAGAAATTGCAAGGAGGTGAAAACCGAGAGATAGCGATGAATCCACGTCTGCTGTCCCACATTTTGATGCACCTAAATTATTTTCCATTCAAGTGCATGATATGCGGAGTGCTTTCATTCCATCATTATGGGGCTTTTTAACTTCGTATAAATTCCAAAGAGTAAGGCTGGTAGTTGGTATCACTAAAAATTGTATTTTCCCTCTTCAAAAAGATTACGACCAAACACTCAAATGGGGTTTTCTCCAAAACCATCGTCCAGGAAAGTTTTCCGATCCATTACTTTGCCATGCAGATCACATCCAAGCACCTACAGAATCGAGAAAGTGCTGAATAAAGTCAAAACATGGGAGTCCACATCATCGCTATCGAATCCAACTGCAGAAATCATTTGCAGCGGCGTGTTTCAACTGACAGAGTTGTATGAATGTTTGGATGACCTTGTCAAAACATGTCCTTCCAAAACATCGTTAGATTCCAGCAATCAGAACATGAGATGGACGGATGAGTTACTTGATGTATCTGTTATTTTCATGGATATTTTCAGCAATATATCTGATCTCATGTTGCAGACAAAACAACATGTGAGGGATCTTGGGTGTGATCTAAGGAGAAACGGATGTCCAAGCATCGACAGCATCATTGACAATAACACTGCCTTCAGAAAGAAACTGAGAAGAGACATTAGAACGTCTGTAGCTAGTCTGAATCAATTGGATGACATGATTAGCTACTATGCCTTGGTAGATTTTGAAAACAACCATCTGATATCGGTGATCCGAGTGTTCAGAGAAGTTAAAGCATTCACCGCTGTTATTGTGCAATTGTTGTTGAAATTCTTGGCTATTCCACTTTTGAAGACAAGATCGAGATGCAGATGGACAACAGTCTCAAGATATATATCCAAAAGTAAAGTGGTACCAGAAGAAAAAGCTGACACTAATATAAATGAGTTGCAACACCTTGATGCTGTGCTATTCAGATACAGGACAAGTAACAAACTGGAATTCATCCAAATCGTACGAAAGAGACTAGAGGAATTTGAGGCTACTGTCGACGGCATCAACTCTCAGTTGGAATCAATGTCGAGGCACCTGATCACAACCAGAACCTCACTTCTTAACTTCATCTCTTTCTACTAGCCAAAATATTATCACACACCTGCAAAGATCAAGCTACTAGATCTCCAAATATTAAATGATGGATTGAAGCTTTTTGTTTACATTTTTCCAAATCATCATGTATATCTTATACATTTGTTGAGCATAGAGTAAATATTGTTATATTGATACACCCTATCAATATTTTTTGAGCCAAGCTTGTGCTTTGGTGTTGAATCAACTCATAGTTGTTACTTTATATTTTCTAGaatatttcttttttctttcatttgAGGTTATTTTGAATATTATTTCAAAAAATGGTGGTTTTTGAAAATCTACCACTCCACCACcgatcatatttttttaaatatagccTCTCAATCTTCATAATCGctacaataatagttatataACATAATTATGCTAGAATATTTTACAAAATTCTATCAGAATTTATGTTTCATACCATTCATCTCCTTCATTCGACATACAccaccattttatattttaatcaaATATCTATTTTGTAGTTTTATTCAGATAACATCCCAACTAGCCACAAACTCAGCTTTTTGGAAGCGTTTTCACTCTATAATTTGGAATTCTAAGATGGAACCACATGAGTTTGAAAAGGCATGGAAATCTTGTTTATATGAGTTTAACATTTCAAATAACATGTGGTTTCATGAGATGTATGGGTTGTGTAGACGTTGGGTACCTGCATTTTTCAAGGACATACCGATGTCTGGTGTTATGAGAACTACATCATTGTCTGAAGGCCAAAATTGGTCGCTTCAGATCGACACCCTTACCGGTTCTtatattttaatgtttatgaTGACATTTGAGGGTTTTATGGAACACAAAGACGTAATCAATTTGTCATTGACTTTAACGCTGCTATAACATTTCCTAGATTCATCACATCTAGTCTAATTGAACCACATGCTTCAAAGGTCTACACTCGTAAAATATTTTATCAGGTACAGAAAGAGATTTCAGATTCTGATAATACTTGTTTCCAAGTGAGTGTTACTTCTAACAATGGTGTTGACACTATTATTGTATTGCAAAACCAAAAGAACATAAGCACAATGCAACCATCAAGTCCTGCTGTTGATGACAAACTTGAGGAATACCATTACGATTGTCTTATAGAGGATACCCAATACACGGTATGCTATTACTTCATTATctaatcatttatttttaatcaCATAATAAGACTTTCTAAGAAATACTCATATATTATCATACATATTCCAGGTTACACACTCAAAAATAGATGGTACATACAAGTGTAGCTGCATGCATTTTGAACATGTTGGTCTTTTGTGTAGGCACATATTATGTGTCTTTAAGTTCTATAGTATTAAACAAATTTCTGAAGAATACATTATGAGACTGTGGCATCGGGATGTTATTCCAACATAATTGCTTAAGAGGCATTTCTCTAATTCTTTGCTAGACTCAAATTCTGACGTGAATGCTATTGACATTTTTTCAAAAGTAGAtcgttgtgtttcatttttgagCCATGATGCAGCAAAGTTAAAGTCATACCTTGAAGAGTTGAATACACTAGAGAAAAATTTTGTAGATGATTATCCAGCCCCTGAGATGCCATCAAGATAACCATTCTACAACCAACTTATAGGTGTAAAATTGACTAATGATGTTCCTGATATTGAGAATCCATCTGATATTCGTAATAAGGGAACTGGCAATCGTGGTAAGAGATTAAAAAAAATGGTGGAAAAGGTATGTTCGAAGCCTAAGCGAAAGTATTTATGTAAACAGATGGCTAACCATGATAAACACAATTTTCCTCTTAAAAACGTGCCTAAGTAGTATGCTTATAGCTTTTTTGAAATGTTATATTACAGTAAAACCTTTTGTTTCACGTTTACTAGTGATATTGATTACAATTTTGCGAGTCTTtgatataattattatatatggttGTACACTATTGCACACTTTGTTGTCATTCTGTATCCAAACGTATTACCCCAACTTTTCCACTATATACAATCACTATTTTCCATTACGTTTTTAATGACCCAAAAAACACAATTTTTCCTAATCACATTAAATCAATTTAACTTTAAACCATTTACATCAATTGTAACAGAACAATGTAATATCGGAACTAAACAAATCATAACATAATTTAATAGATATTCCAAATTATATTCATTCTTCCAGAAGACTGGCAGACCATTTggatattttataattttaagacCCTTCAAAAACACTACTAtgtaacacacaaaaaaaaaaacccaatatTTTTCATTAAAGAAATACTGAAATATAAACTTTGCTCAAAAGCGgaagaacacacaaaaaaaacCCAATATTTTTTCATTACAGAAATACTGAAATATAAACTTCGCTCAAACATGGAAGAACATAATATTTAAACATTCTACCACTTTTATTCAAGTTATTTCATTCTTTCAGAACATGATGGATATATAATTCTAACAATTCATAACCACGATTAATGTGTATTATAACTTTTATCAAACTTCCATAACAAAGGCATATCGTAATTACATACTTGAAAACCATAACTTACATGTACACTGCCAACCATCTTTTAACTCAGTCATTATTGGTAACATTATGTCAACACATGAATTGCAAACATTTTAAACTTCAACACATTAcatattttcataattttcatATCCATATACACATTCCAACATCAATCAAATTCTAATGCTACCCAAAAAAAGACAACTAAAACAAATATCATTCACATTCTACTATTTCCCCAAAACAAAGACTCCTAGAACAAAATAAAACACCCTAACATACGTCTTCCGATAGTTCGTCAAACAAAATACCTAGACCAAAACAAAACATGTTACCAAAAGTCTTTCAACACAAACCGTCCTACCATGATAAAATGCCCATCTTAAAAACGACACCTTCCACGTCTCTGCTTCTCCCTAGTTTCCTTCACTTCATTCATCAGACACATTTTCTCCAATGGATCAAGTCTGTCATACGCTTCTACATATCTCTCCAACATACTTTTATACTTGATGTACTCCGATTTCTTAGGCTTTACCATGTATTTGATTCTTAAATTATTTAAATCAAGTGTATCACATTGTTTTTTACCTGTAAAATAGGCAATCCCAACGCCCTTCACCTTCTCCCATATATGAATCCATATGCCTCATAACATACACTCCACAGTCTGATCCTTCTTTTTCTACTTTACATGTGAATTTCATTACACGAGCATTAATTTTGTTGAAAGTTGTTGAGTTTTGGTAATTCTCTGTTTTTAAATAGTTCCCAAACAATTTTTTCTGCGATACAATACaatcaatatattaaaattatttt
The genomic region above belongs to Lactuca sativa cultivar Salinas chromosome 4, Lsat_Salinas_v11, whole genome shotgun sequence and contains:
- the LOC122195064 gene encoding zinc finger BED domain-containing protein DAYSLEEPER-like, translating into MSELDNYLKEKLLPKDMELDLLAWWKTNGIKYPTLQRIAKDILAIPVSTVASESAFSTSGRLVSPHRSRLHPKTLEALMCAQSWLLNEIRATCSEETEAYCRSVEFDYDVEEENTKESGTTSLDDFV
- the LOC122195226 gene encoding zinc finger BED domain-containing protein RICESLEEPER 2-like, with the protein product MNSTSQNHAPTASSQDVGGSGSNQQNTDYVDQQDGTNINDTDTVFDEDGDEVVGSKRAIRSPAWQHFIKFKLNDEVKARCKHCSKVLGADSKNGTKHLLAHYQRCLHKPYPDIRQSILVQEKKKLDGTTTHVSNYTFNADTSRKDLAEMIIVHEYPLSIVEHHGFRKFVGGLQPLFKVPCRNTIKDDIKRIYDYERDKTMSLLAKTKSRIAVTTDMWTSNHQKKGFMAMTAHFVDQNWNLQSRIMRFIYVPCPHTSDVLADILYTTLCDWNLDRKVSTLTVDNCTTNDAIIMILLEKLPLKSLMMNGDLFHMRCCAHILNLIVQDGLSLIKFEIERIRESVAFWSASPKREQNFVTAAEQLGIPYSKKLILDCKTRWNSTFLMLSVAISYKEVFDRVKTRDSKYTCFPTEKDWELASEICERLQLFYEVTVMFSGSKYPTSNVFFPLICEIGYSLREWTKSPIEEIKMMADQMVSKFNKYWSVIHGVMGMAAVLDPRYKLKFVELLFPVLYGEEKAKIEFQNLEAFVQTLFQEYVSSNASKKRKSEGIIFFLLFV
- the LOC111910711 gene encoding uncharacterized protein LOC111910711, whose translation is MGFSPKPSSRKVFRSITLPCRSHPSTYRIEKVLNKVKTWESTSSLSNPTAEIICSGVFQLTELYECLDDLVKTCPSKTSLDSSNQNMRWTDELLDVSVIFMDIFSNISDLMLQTKQHVRDLGCDLRRNGCPSIDSIIDNNTAFRKKLRRDIRTSVASLNQLDDMISYYALVDFENNHLISVIRVFREVKAFTAVIVQLLLKFLAIPLLKTRSRCRWTTVSRYISKSKVVPEEKADTNINELQHLDAVLFRYRTSNKLEFIQIVRKRLEEFEATVDGINSQLESMSRHLITTRTSLLNFISFY